attaatAATTCTTCGAAATCCAATTTTGAATTGGGATTTGAATTAAATATTGATTGgtgtttttttcaaaaattacgACAATAATTTTATTGGATGTTAGTGTAAATTAGATACCATCCATTCATAGTACATAGTTTCATTAATCCGTCTAATTTAGGATCTTGCTCTATAGTTTATGCTGAATTGTCGGCAGTTTTCTTAGAAATTGTTATTGCTTGGAATCGGGGTTTTAAAGCTTTTGTTGTTGAATAGTACCTTTCTCAGATACAGATACAGGGtgtgtttgaaaaatattaaattcaatttaactcgagctttttttaatcaaataatatagTTCCTTCTTCTTTTACTACTTTAGAGCTTGTGAATGAATATTTGGAGTCTTGTAAACAACAAATCAAACAAAGACATAATTGTTCAAATTCTATGAACTCATCAAGGAAATAAATGATTTCacaaggttttaaattttttactaaaaacaaatgccaaattacatttaaaaaaaataattatttaagtacTAAAATATTCAATGAAGAAACAAAGGACTAAAGCCAGTTAGTTGTTGAGCAGTGtaattaaaattcaatcaaCTGCGAGCGAGCCTTGAGAATCTAGGGTAATTAGGAGCCTTTTAAGTTATATTATCATAATAATGGTATGTCCATGTCCTGTAACAATTGTTGTGTTTTCTTTGTCGTATCATGAATTCCTGACCCCCATCATTGCTGCTTTACTATCAAAAGTGCTTTACCATTGCACGTGTGTTCAAAGTTTGAAGTCAAATACAATTCTGTTCACGAATAAGATGACAAATTGACAAGGCCTATCCATTGTAATGACCTAATGTTGACAATTTCCTCACAGCCGAAATGTTCATGCAGTGGTATATATGATGGTCCAAAAAACCATTGTAATTTGGAATTTGACCGTTTGAAGCGCCAACAATGTGAGAAGATAAAAGAGCCATGTAACTTAGATGCATTTCCCCACATGCCATAATGTGACAAAAAAGACTAGAAGGGAAACAATTTCATCCCAGACACACCACACCTCCTATCATTTTTCCTCATGTGATTTGAAAGATGGGGTAAGACCCTGTTTGAATAAACTTCATTATAAACACttggaaagaagaaaacaagaaagaaaagtgaAATAAGTTTCTTTTATAAGCTAAAATTGGGTTATacacaagttaaaatcaacttttagAGAAGTTGATATGAGATAATTTTTACAAGATTTAACTTGTGTAAAGTTAATTTAGCTTATAAGAGaagctaatttaatttttcttttttttttcttctcctataagtatttatgaaaaaatttatccaaCTAGACCCTAAAAATGGTTCAAAAGCTGGACACTTCTTGACGAGTAAAGAAGTGGCCAGAAGGGGAACCATTTGGCAACAGTGCTAACCTCACAACACTAGCAGCACCATTTTCAACAGATAAGATGCCAGTGTTTCGGTTAATGTCTGTTTTAACAAAACCAGGACAGACACAATTGATGCACAATTTTTGGTGCCTATAGGCCAGAAGCCTTGTATATGAATTTATGGCTGCTTTTGAGACCATATATGCAGACAAGTAGGTTGGCCACCCCTTTTTCTCTAGTAAACCATCTTCTAAGTCTGTCATATACTCCTTCAGCACCTCATCTATTAGCTCTTCAGTGAGATTTTCAGTGTCATCTAGCACACTCCTAGCCCATTCGTTTGATATGTACTGAAATACACCATAGCacattttttaatgttgttgaagtaaTATAAACATCATATTTCAAAGAATTTCATTTAAATACACttattttacactatcattCAGTCAAAGGTTATCTAACATGATTTCCAGTTGGTTggttgagtaaaaaaaattaaactaacaaaatactgaaatcaaaatttatttaaaataattcaaaattaagttatttgGTTACCTTTAATAGTCCTGCTTCAGAGGAAACATTAACAATCATGGGTAAATTGGATAACCGAAGAAGGGGAAGAAATGCCTCAGTTGTTTCCTTAGCACCATAATAATTTGTTGTTAAGCATTTTTCAGCCATCTCATAAGTTTGAGGTAGCTCCTTCCAATTAATTTTGGATGGCACCTGAATCAGTGTAAAAGAAACCCAAATCATTTTTAGAAGTTTTTAATATAGATAGAGCAACAACCCTcagagtgtaaaaaaaaaacatgcacacTGACCATGCCATCTGTATTGAATCCACTGATTCCTGCATTGTTCACCTGCacatgaatttaaaaattgttattgcTATGGTGAACTTATTGAGATTTGTCAACATCACCAATATAAGTCATGGAAAGTTTTTGGTACTAAAAGTCTAAACTCTGAATCAGGTTGGTGTGAGCCAGAACAGGCTGAGCTCATTGATTTTGcagatcaatcaaaatatattgtaAGCATGTAGAATGATGAACATTGAAAATCATTCCAAGataaactataaatatattGCTCATCCTAGGAAGAACTATTAGGGGAACATATGGAGAATTGGGCCATTAAGAAAATACACAAGAACAGCTAAAGAAAAATTCTAATTGAGAATCACCAGACAAATGGAATTTGAGAATCATATTATTCAATTGAACCAACTAACTGGGGGGGAGGGGCAATGCATATGCAAGATTCCAATGCATTGtcctatatattataaaaattcgtCAAACTGTGTGCCTTTACACacagaaaaagagaaagtagaaaacaaaaataaggataaaagtaaaaagaagcATAATTCAGAATATTCATTAACATGATCAAAATCTTCTTACCAAGATATCAAGTCTCCCAAAGTGAGTCTTCACAAACTCAACTAAAGAAGCAATACTAGAAGGGTCAGTGACATCAAGCTGGTGAAACACAACAAGGTCAGAGAAACCAAATTCTCTCTTCAATTCCTCAACAGCTTGGTAACCCCTCTTCACATCCCTGGCCGTGAGCACCACCTTGATTCCATTAGAGGCTAAACCTTTCACTGTCTCCAATCCTATCCCTTTGTTTGCACCTGTGACAACAGCATatctacaaaaaagaaaaaaaaaagcacaaacgaaaaatccttaaaaatgttacaaaaaataaacacacaaaaacaTTTGTTTTGCAGAAAGAGAGAAACTGGTACCTTTGTTTTGCATCTGCCATACCCATAGTAGTTGTTGTGGTTGAAATCTGGATGAATTGGATGCACAAGGAGGAGGATAATATTTAAAGTGGATGACGACTATTAAATAATGTAAGTTCACTTTTCTtccatatgaaaaaaaaatgttagcgcCGAAAATTATAGTCATATGGGTTTCGACATCTTCTGGTAAGTGTTAAATATTACTTTGACATTTTTGTCAGTGATGTGATATTGTCCCTATCATAAAATAATGCTTATCTATCTCTTCTGGATGtcacacaacaaaaatattaacaatggTTATTTACCTATTTATTAATCTattgttgattcttttttagTACAATTCGCTCATCTAGAAAACTGACTATATAATCACCAGAATAAGAAGTGATATGGAGACAAAAGGCACGGATCACAATCCGAAACTCGCTTTAGAGGTTTACCTAACGACACAGTTATTGCACACCGCAAACGACTTTTGTTCTGGGTTGACtttaggtgttttttttttttatttgttactgTTAATTGTTATTAGTCCAGTTGGACATtgttaaaggaaaaaaacaaaatttcaactGCCACTTTTACCTTGCaaccttttattattaatttattattattattattagaatagTAGTATTATAACTATTCATATATGTTGTTGAATTAATTAAGCTAAATTTCTTATATCTCACGTCTATTtggtaagaaagaaattgaagagGAAAGAGAGGATGAAATTACCTTGGATTGTTTTTCTTAGCTAAGTTTGATTTTtgataaagagagaaagagaatgagaataatttttaaaaataataaaactaactgtaatatttcttctttttttattcatctcTGTACATCCTTAAattctctttcttatttttatccaactaaataattttaatttttacttaatttttatctagttttaattttttattttattttcatttatcgtatttttatcctcaatatCAAACAGCACATTAGGATTAATAGAAAATTGAATCGATAACTTGTGCAATCAATCTTGATAAATTCGTAGGAGTCTCAAAGTAAGAATCTCcctctatttttatattagatttTGATTCCTAATCGTCCATGTGATTCGATTccgtttttttctaaaatatatttttcatttatatcttttaaaagatttattttattcttttaactttCAAAGTTGAGTCATTGTTGATCTTTCAAAATAgtaattgttttcaattttgtaacacaattttaaactcttttttctacttctttaaggcatgaattttttttattaaattcatctacatcaaatctatcaaattcaactaatattaaaattaaaagtcgCATGAAAAGTGAGTCTCacaaataactaattaaagttttaaaaaaataatataatattagatTCTTTTTCAAGTTATTTGTGAGACTTTTATTATGAACTTTTTTGATTTTAACATTGGTTGAGATTCATAATCTTCATGTAAATGAATATAATGtgacaaattttatataaaaaaatcaaaaagttGTTCAAAATCATgcccaaaaattgaaaataatgggTTAATTTGGAAAAGGCAACATTGACTAAATTTGATCAGaggtaaataatcaaaataaacctttaaaaaaatagaaaagaccaaaataaattttaataaaaagataaagaaacaaaaatatattttaaccatttTTTATAAACTACGTGTATATGTTATTCACAAGAGATAATTTTGTTAGTGTAATAAGACCATGTGacaaatcaaacataattaagaCTACTTGTTAAGCTAAAAAGAATTGTGTCATTTGATATAATTGCTAAGCACTAGAGAATCCACCCTTTCTAGTTTATAGAGTTCTTTGAATGCCCTTCAGGAGAGCTTCAACTTCTCTATTTTTGCGGAAAATGTTTCCAAATATCTCTCTGTTAAACACAACGGAATCCTCCTTGATTTCGTTTAATTCTTTACTATATTCTGGTACTCATCATTAACAATCTATGCTGCCTCGAAATGGAAAGGTCTAAAGCCTCTTTAATTTACTGAGTCGTGCTCCTAACCTAGGAAGAGTAGGGTTTTGATTCAAGTGAAGTCTACATAGCACTTCTACATATCCTAACCTAGGATAGTTCATCATGAATGAGACTGTTGCAAGAACCCTAGCTATCCAATGGAATATTAAATCGTAGACATTAAAATCATGATATTAATGAAATTGCGACTGAATTATAAGATATTATTATCAGtatgatttttttgtatttttttaaagaaaattagtaattataattatacttttatagctaattttctttaataacCCTTTGactatactttttaattataagaataaaatgtcAAAATACATAGTAAATAACATGCCAAATGTGCATACAAGATAGGCTATTCTTATTTGCTAAAAAGgaataacatatttttaggaaaaaatgcaataaagaatttataaattataaaaaaaaatgctaataacATATTCTTTAACACATTCTTAGTAACTCATAATTCAGTATTGATTAAAACTTATAGTAAACTATAAAATCTGAAGAAAAATGCATTAAAAGAGTAGTGGATCCCATAATTATTTGTaactttcaataaatttcaataaaaaaataaaaatatatttaaaaaatgtgttaaagaCATTtctcaaataacaaaatttgcaAAGATGCCAAAGGTAtactaaacaattttttttactgtccCACTCCTTTTATTTTGGAGAAAATTTGGGCGcagtactttatatatatatatattgctttttttgtttttcaataagAATTGAAGATTCACTTCAATAATCCGTGTagtattttaatgtaatttttattatgtacaTTATCGAGataaaatttcaattctttttagaaaataatacaaACAATATCTAAAGTGCTGTATCTAAGTTTTATCCTTCTATTTTATGCTTTTATATGGTAAAAAGTTTAAACCTTAGTTTCTTAATGTTGTGTTTAAGATTGTGGAAGATAATATCAGAATAATCGACCATTCTGCACACATATATCGTGGTAACGAggtgtaaaataaattttaagatcatttttttttttgcatttaaatgaaagagtaataaatatattacattttttttattaatatatgacttttttgtatatatatatatatatatatatatatatatatatatatatatatatatatatttatatgtcgttttttgttatatttatactaaaaacAAATAAGATTTTGCTAGttattcaaaagtttaaaatttaattattttacttttaggtCCACCATGATTCCACCCCAAAAATAAGACTAATTAACCattaatttattcaacttcTACTTCTAGATAATTCTTCTGTACTTATTATTTTGTTGCGTCAATCCTTCAAACAACAATGCTTTATATTATATCAAGAATGAATTCTACCCATCAGGGTCCACTAAATGGTAGAAAGTCTGATAGTTTATatacaattttgaattttatgctTATTTACTACAATcgtacataaaaaatatatatattaagaaagaatcttaacaataatattattatgaaattttattttataaagtggGAATTGTAGGTGGTAGTTAATGTtgcagaattaaaaataaataaaaataaacaaatagacatgggaaatgttttaaaattaaatttatatatctatGTTGAAATGCAAGACTTTCAAGGGATACTTTATAAGAGATAAATCTCACTGTCCACGTTGATTTTGCTCAtcatattgaaataaattttactgGTGAACTTAGATTTTTGTTGTTCACAAATTTTATATGTGAATTTAAACTTTGAATTTAGATAATATTGATCTAAATTTAACTTGTCACGTATATATTTTGAAGTAGGGATAATATTAATGCAAGTCTTACCTCAAAACATGGCTTTTAactttacattaaaaataatcgttatttgaaatgaaaactcctcatatatgaaataaagttatcccaatttttaaatcatttccCCATGTAATTGTGATTGACGAACTAGCACATCCAATTACCTTAATGTATAAGCACCAAATCAGCATAATTAAGGAGGGCGGGGTAGTGTTTTTCCAACTACACTACATAATTCGGGACTATGATCGTTCCCCTGGTCAAAGAAACACACAAAAAACAACTTTAGGGTTGTAGCACAATTGAAaggttcaaatatataaaagtaaattactCTGCAATTAATAATATAAGACTGAATTTACAAATGCAATATACATAATCTTAATAATGTTGTTAAAAATAGAACTTCAAAAGTCTATACCTTCGTTAATCACAGCTACGCTAGTCCATTAATTATGGTGCAACACTTTCAAGGTTGTTCCAACTAATTAAAGTTTGTATGAAATTTCTCAGCCCGTTTGTTATAAAGTCGGCAAAAGAGGGAATGATGCCCGCGACATTAAGACACTCTCTTCTCTCTTAGTTGAATAATTCTATTGCTTTTAAGGCGAAGCATTCTGCTTTTAATTCTATGCCAAAAACAAATTACATAatccataaattataatttattacgtataataaatttattgacttttaaaataatttaagtgaTAATTTATGATATCAATAAACATTAACCTCCAATTCTATTGTTGTCAAAAAAAGCATGTTTAactttttaacataaaatcttgaattaaaattttaaactagaTGTGAATAtgtaatacttttattttatttattaaaccatattttataatttaaatattaataaacttTTGTCTCAATTGAAGTCCTTGAATTTTTCTTCACTACAAGTTTTAATctctattattaaataataacattgactaaaaataaaacaatgacATTGACAACTCAATTTGCTTAGAATCTATAGAGATAAacacatataattatttttttaaaacaatatttttaatctttcaacaactaattttatgtcataaaaaattaagagacttTCATGGATCAAATTTTGGATCAGCGGCTAAAAGTAGAAATCCAAAcatgtttaagaaaaaaaaaactactaatgCCAAAAATATTCACtgataataaaaatgattatattcaaattaaaatatcctTATTTAATTCTTTAGTCTACATCACTAATAGTGAATACTATTCctttgtatttatatataagaaaaaaaataatattatatattaaacttaaatataagtctaattatttatgttttatttaatgttaacttatctaattttaattctattttcaataatttttatttatttatgataacaAGTTCTAaagaatgatattttaaaaatatttttttatttaaaattagaaaattaaatgacattaactaatttttaaattaatattaaattaattatttttttatatatgaatccAGAGAATATCAAATAgggatataataaaaaatattaattaagcttgaaaattctaaaacatgaatattcttaaaaaaactaaaaatatagtaCTGTCGAAAGGATGTACTGataagaaatttgaatgatTAATCGGAGATATTATGTTCAAATTTTATTGtaatcattgaaaaaaaaacttgattactTCTAGAATCAGCCAATTAGGATTTATTTAACTTAGGGGATTAATTATGTGTCAACGAAAAAGCTCGTGGGAAACCGGCTACAGGCACTTTCCCGTTGACTTGATTGAGCGCATGGGAAACTGGTGGACCCGCCTACAACAAAGTCCTACCTTCCAGAATACTATCTCCACCGTCACCGCTCTCGTATTCATATAGTAATATTCCAAATCCtttctatttcaattaaattaaattagtttcacACTTCTTCTTAAATTTGTGGATAACAAATTAACtatgcatatttttttcttcttttggattcttcaagaaaagaaaatccaacATTTGACTTTTTGGTGCGCTAGGCAATTTCTGATTAACTACAAAGCATTTTGGAGGGGTGTTTgataaattgtcaattaattgttGATTTCTAACAATAGTAATTAAAGAATTAGtaacaaaaagtttttttttatgaaatattatgataaagatattcaaaaatatttttttaataaatactaatattttatacctttaattatttattttggtgctggaattttcaattttaatttgggTAGAAATTAATTTCAGGAATGgttgatttgaaaataataatgtttttaaataaaaatatgaccttattttaaattttttattttaaaattttgtatgagaaatgataaaaatgttattttattattttcttttatgttttgttttcccCGTTTTctataccaatttttttttttaaaaaaagaatgaaagtaAGGCTACACttttataattagaaataaaaaatattctttcagGCTAATTTAccctgtaatattttttaatttttattttttaagtttttagtaTGAGCATTTTCATGGGATTATTATGAGAGAGTAATAATTAGATAAAACTTCTCCTTATGATACTTTTGGCATCCAAGCTTTAGGTAAATGCATGATATATATGTTTCGACCAAGAATAAAGGACTAATTTTGTAAAGTATTTAGATCTAGTTTAAGAAACTATTAGGATAATATTGGAAACTTAAGATAGAAAATCAAAATGGGTCTGATACTTATTTGCTGTCATTATTAAGGTGTAGTTATTTGCTttcaattctattttttatttttcaaggatttaGTGTAATTACCCTAGGAAGAGCAAGCGGTGTGCTTTGTGTATATAAATCAGTCTTTGTGCATCAATACAACATACAAAATTCTGCCTCATCATATTCTTTTATGGCATCAGAGCTAGGTCTTGAGAACCTGTAGATGACCAATATGGCAGAGAAAAAGGATGATGGCAACAAGATAAATGACGAATCCAACAAAGATGAAAGTGGGTCTCATTTGAAGAAACAGATCTCTCCCTACGATCTGTATTCAAGTGATAACCCAGGAAATATCATAACCCAGGTACAATTGAAGGGTGAAAATTATGATGAATGGGCTCGTGCAATCCGAGGCTCGTTGAGAGCACGACGAAAGTTTCGATTCGTTGACGGATCGATTAAAAAAACCTGATGATGCTGCCCCTGAAATCGATGATTGGTGGACTGTCAATTCCATGATTGTTTCGTGGATTTTCAATACGATTGAACCGAAACTTCGATCGACCATCACATACAGAGAAAATGCACAAGAATTGTGGGATGATATCAAACAGAGGTTTTCTATTTCAAATGGACCTCGCATCCAACAATTGAAATCTGAATTGGCGAATTGCAAACAGAATGGAGACTCGATTGTCACATATTTTGGACGGCTTAAGAAGCTGTGGGATGAATTGAACGATTTCGACCAGATACCCATGTGCACATGTAATGGGTGTAAGTGCGGCATATCTGCGGCGCTAAATaagaagagagaagaggaaAAGCTTCACCAATTTCTGATGGACCTTGATGATACTCAGTTCAGGACCGTGCGGTCTAATGTCCTGAGTCTAGACCCGCTGCCGAATCTGAACAGAGCATACCAGATGGTGGTGCAAGAGGAAAGAGTCGGAGTAATGACTCGAGGCAAGGAAGAACGTGGAGATCCAATCGCATTTGCTGTCAAGTCTGGTAGGACATCGAGTTGGGAAAAGAAACCTAACACAGGGTCGGAGAAACCATGCTCACATTGCAAACGTGATGGGCATGATATCGACTCATGTTTTCAGCTGGTGGGTTACCCAGATTGGTGGGGAGATAGACCTCGATCTGTAGGTCGTGCGCTTGGACGTGGAAAGCATGTGCATCGACCAATGAGTGGCGCGCTAAAAGGAAGAGGCAATAATGCAAAAGTGAATATGACACAAGTTGTTGATGACACTGAAGTAATGAAGTATGAAGATGATCAGGTGCTGCCGGGGTTGAGTTCAAAGCAGTGGAATGCTCTTCTTAATGCGATTAACACACAAAAAGGTGGGACGAGTACAAGACTAACAGGTGAGAATTCATGGATTATTGACACAGGTGCCTCTCATCATATGACTAGCACTCTTGCGTGCATGAATGATGTTCGAGATATAGAGCCTTGTCCGGTTGGAATGCCCAATGGGACACGGACATATGCAACTAAAGAAGGAATGGTCACTGTTGGTGACAAGCTAATGTTGAAGCATGTCCTTTTTGTCCCTAATTTAAATTGCAATCTCATCTCAATCTCTCAGCTCTTACATGATGCTGATTATATTGTTCACTTTACTAAAACAATGTGTGT
This region of Glycine max cultivar Williams 82 chromosome 7, Glycine_max_v4.0, whole genome shotgun sequence genomic DNA includes:
- the LOC111064653 gene encoding short-chain dehydrogenase/reductase domain-containing protein, coding for MGMADAKQRYAVVTGANKGIGLETVKGLASNGIKVVLTARDVKRGYQAVEELKREFGFSDLVVFHQLDVTDPSSIASLVEFVKTHFGRLDILVNNAGISGFNTDGMVPSKINWKELPQTYEMAEKCLTTNYYGAKETTEAFLPLLRLSNLPMIVNVSSEAGLLKYISNEWARSVLDDTENLTEELIDEVLKEYMTDLEDGLLEKKGWPTYLSAYMVSKAAINSYTRLLAYRHQKLCINCVCPGFVKTDINRNTGILSVENGAASVVRLALLPNGSPSGHFFTRQEVSSF